A genome region from Arachis duranensis cultivar V14167 chromosome 6, aradu.V14167.gnm2.J7QH, whole genome shotgun sequence includes the following:
- the LOC107495568 gene encoding F-box/LRR-repeat protein 15 isoform X2: MKLWCFLCFNEEEEVEDKKSDNNLMKRNEEDIFRNDDVVSGTAIPVDEEEEEEEEEEEEEEEEGEDGVYDDAAAALVFGNDNDERPAVPVSGELFRLFEGYGFGSWAGPRRSEGESSSGSSAAPTGSESHKRPKVYADFGECHYATSASLNTGKSTASADYGDYDYLQGSSLQPTSDVCYDDFTLMCTGEENGFNASCAKDGEGDDSDISKGEDLEVRMDLTDDLLHMVFSFLDHPNLCKAARVCKQWRVASAHEDFWKSLNFEDRNISVEQFEDMCRRYPNATAMSISGPTIYLLVMKAISSLRNLEVLTLGRGQIADTFFHALGDCSMLKRLNINDSTLGNGIQEISINHERLCHIQLTKCRVMRIAVRCPQLETMSLKRSNMAQVVLNCPLLHELDIGSCHKLPDAAIRAAATSCPQLASLDMSNCSCVSDETLREIALSCANLSFLDASYCPNISLESVRLPMLTVLKLHSCEGITSASMAAIAHSYMLEVLELDNCSLLTSVSLDLPRLQNIRLVHCRKFVDLNLRTLMLSSILVSNCPALHCINITSDSLKELKLQKQDSLTTLALQCQSLQEVDLSECESLTNSICDVFSDGGGCPMLKSLVLDNCESLTSVRFNSTSLVSLSLGGCRAITTLELKCPKLEKVILDGCDHLERASFCPVGLRSLNLGICPKLNILSIEASSMVSLELKGCGVLSEASINCPLLTSLDASFCSQLTDACLSATTASCSLIESLILMSCPSIGLRGLRSLQFLPNLTLLDLSYTFLVDLQPVFESCSQLKVLKLQACKYLPDSSLEPLYKGGALPALQELDLSYGTLCQSAIEELLSCCTHLTRVSLNGCVNMHDLNWGSSLGEIAEMTGVKILSHPSSSAIVHESSGQPTRLLQNLNCVGCPNIRKVFIPLAAHCANLLYLNLSLSTNLKEVDVACLNLCWLNLSNCAALEVLKLECPRLASLFLQSCNIDEKAVEAAIARCTMLETLDVRFCPKISSMSMARLRAACASLKRIFSSLSTS; this comes from the exons aTGAAGCTTTGGTGCTTTCTATGCTTCAACGAAGAAGAAGAGGTAGAAGATAAAAAGAGTGATAACAATCTAATGAAGCGTAACGAAGAGGACATCTTCAGAAACGACGACGTCGTTTCGGGGACGGCGATTCCTGTCgacgaagaggaagaagaagaagaagaagaagaggaagaagaagaggaagagggagaAGACGGCGTTTACGACGATGCCGCCGCTGCTCTCGTTTTTGGAAATGACAACGACGAACGACCTGCTGTGCCGGTTTCCGGTGAGCTATTCCGGTTGTTCGAGGGCTATGGGTTCGGTTCATGGGCCGGTCCGCGCCGGTCCGAGGGAGAGAGCAGCTCCGGTTCTTCTGCTGCTCCCACCGGTTCGGAGAGCCACAAGCGGCCCAAGGTTTACGCTGATTTCGG TGAATGTCATTATGCAACCTCTGCGTCTTTGAATACTGGGAAGTCCACTGCATCTGCTGACTATGGAGATTATGATTATCTTCAAGGCTCGTCTCTTCAACCGACCAGTGATGTATGTTATGATGATTTTACATTGATGTGTACTGGTGAGGAGAATGGCTTTAATGCTAGCTGCGCGAAAGACGGCGAAGGAGACGATAGTGACATTTCAAAGGGAGAAGACCTAGAAGTCAGGATGGATCTCACAGATGACTTGCTGCATATG GTGTTCTCATTTTTGGATCATCCCAACCTTTGCAAAGCTGCCAGAGTTTGTAAGCAGTGGCGAGTTGCTAGTGCTCACGAAGACTTCTGGAagagtttgaattttgaagatCGGAATATATCTGTAGAACAAT TTGAAGACATGTGTAGGCGGTATCCAAATGCTACAGCAATGAGCATATCTGGTCCAACTATTTACTTGCTGGTCATGAAAGCTATCTCTTCATTGCG GAATCTTGAGGTGCTAACCTTAGGAAGAGGACAGATAGCAGATACTTTTTTTCATGCGTTAGGTGATTGTTCTATGTTGAAGAGATTGAATATCAATGATTCTACACTTGGAAATGGCATTCAGGAGATATCTATTAACCATGAGAGATTGTGCCATATTCAGTTAACCAAATGCCGTGTGATGCGAATAGCAGTCAG GTGCCCACAGCTAGAAACCATGTCACTGAAGCGTAGTAACATGGCACAGGTGGTTCTTAATTGCCCTTTGTTGCATGAGCTTGATATAGGTTCTTGTCATAAACTTCCTGATGCTGCAATTCGAGCGGCTGCGACTTCATGCCCACAACTAGCGTCTCTAGACATGTCTAATTGTTCGTGTGTTAGTGATGAAACTCTGCGTGAAATAGCACTGAGTTGTGCTAACCTTAGTTTTCTTGATGCATCATATTGCCCAAATATATCTTTGGAG TCGGTTAGACTGCCAATGTTGACTGTTTTGAAGCTTCACAGCTGCGAGGGAATCACTTCAGCCTCAATGGCTGCAATAGCTCATAGTTATATGTTGGAG GTTTTGGAGCTTGACAATTGCAGTCTATTGACTTCAGTGTCTTTGGATCTACCACGTTTGCAGAATATTAGACTGGTACACTGTCGCAA ATTTGTTGACTTGAACTTGAGGACACTAATGTTGTCTTCTATACTGGTGTCCAACTGCCCTGCGCTTCACTGTATCAACATCACTTCAGATTCACTAAAA GAATTAAAATTGCAAAAGCAGGATAGTTTGACAACATTAGCTCTGCAATGCCAGTCATTGCAAGAAGTGGACCTTTCTGAGTGTGAATCTTTGACGAATTCAATTTGTGATGTTTTTAGTGATGGTGGAGGTTGTCCTATGTTGAAATCATTAGTTCTTGATAATTGTGAG AGTTTAACATCAGTCCGATTCAACAGCACCTCGTTAGTGAGTCTTTCTCTCGGTGGATGTCGTGCAATTACTACCCTTGAGCTTAAATGTCCTAAGCTTGAGAAGGTTATTTTAGATGGTTGTGATCATTTGGAAAGAGCATCATTTTGTCCT GTTGGTCTTCGGTCTCTCAATTTAGGAATATGTCCAAAATTGAACATTCTCAGCATTGAAGCATCGTCGATGGTCTCACTTGAGCTGAAAGGTTGTGGTGTACTATCTGAGGCATCCATTAATTGTCCTCTCTTGACATCTCTGGATGCTTCCTTTTGCAG CCAACTCACAGATGCCTGCTTGTCTGCTACAACTGCTTCATGCTCCCTGATTGAGTCACTAATATTGATGTCTTGCCCATCGATTGGTTTACGTGGTCTCCGTTCTCTGCAGTTTCTTCCAAATTTGACTCTCCTCGATTTATCGTACACTTTCTTGGTCGACTTGCAGCCtgtttttgagtcttgttcacAGCTAAAG GTATTGAAGTTGCAGGCGTGCAAATATCTCCCAGATTCATCCCTTGAACCTCTTTACAAGGGGGGTGCTTTACCAGCACTACAAGAGTTGGACCTGTCATATGGAACCCTGTGTCAGTCTGCTATCGAAGAGCTTCTTTCTTGCTGCACACACCTTACACGTGTAAGCTTGAATGGCTGTGTGAATATGCATGATTTGAATTGGGGATCCAGTCTTGGGGAGATTGCCGAAATGACTGGTGTGAAGATCCTATCCCATCCAAGTTCCTCTGCGATTGTCCACGAGTCAAGTGGGCAACCCACACGGTTACTGCAGAATCTCAACTGTGTCGGATGTCCAAATATCAGGAAAGTGTTCATTCCATTGGCAGCACATTGTGCCAATTTATTATACCtgaacctctctctctcaacTAATTTGAAGGAGGTTGATGTTGCTTGTCTGAACCTATGCTGGCTTAATTTAAG TAATTGTGCTGCTTTGGAAGTTTTGAAGCTAGAGTGCCCAAGATTGGCCAGCCTATTCCTTCAG TCTTGCAATATTGATGAGAAAGCTGTTGAAGCCGCTATTGCTAGATGCACTATGCTGGAAACTCTTGATGTTCGCTTCTGTCCAAAG ATAAGCTCAATGAGCATGGCTAGATTACGTGCTGCTTGTGCTAGTTTGAAGCGTATATTCAGCAGCTTGTCAACTTCATGA
- the LOC107495568 gene encoding F-box/LRR-repeat protein 15 isoform X1 → MKLWCFLCFNEEEEVEDKKSDNNLMKRNEEDIFRNDDVVSGTAIPVDEEEEEEEEEEEEEEEEGEDGVYDDAAAALVFGNDNDERPAVPVSGELFRLFEGYGFGSWAGPRRSEGESSSGSSAAPTGSESHKRPKVYADFGECHYATSASLNTGKSTASADYGDYDYLQGSSLQPTSDVCYDDFTLMCTGEENGFNASCAKDGEGDDSDISKGEDLEVRMDLTDDLLHMVFSFLDHPNLCKAARVCKQWRVASAHEDFWKSLNFEDRNISVEQFEDMCRRYPNATAMSISGPTIYLLVMKAISSLRNLEVLTLGRGQIADTFFHALGDCSMLKRLNINDSTLGNGIQEISINHERLCHIQLTKCRVMRIAVRCPQLETMSLKRSNMAQVVLNCPLLHELDIGSCHKLPDAAIRAAATSCPQLASLDMSNCSCVSDETLREIALSCANLSFLDASYCPNISLESVRLPMLTVLKLHSCEGITSASMAAIAHSYMLEVLELDNCSLLTSVSLDLPRLQNIRLVHCRKFVDLNLRTLMLSSILVSNCPALHCINITSDSLKELKLQKQDSLTTLALQCQSLQEVDLSECESLTNSICDVFSDGGGCPMLKSLVLDNCESLTSVRFNSTSLVSLSLGGCRAITTLELKCPKLEKVILDGCDHLERASFCPVGLRSLNLGICPKLNILSIEASSMVSLELKGCGVLSEASINCPLLTSLDASFCSQLTDACLSATTASCSLIESLILMSCPSIGLRGLRSLQFLPNLTLLDLSYTFLVDLQPVFESCSQLKVLKLQACKYLPDSSLEPLYKGGALPALQELDLSYGTLCQSAIEELLSCCTHLTRVSLNGCVNMHDLNWGSSLGEIAEMTGVKILSHPSSSAIVHESSGQPTRLLQNLNCVGCPNIRKVFIPLAAHCANLLYLNLSLSTNLKEVDVACLNLCWLNLSNCAALEVLKLECPRLASLFLQSCNIDEKAVEAAIARCTMLETLDVRFCPKVRISSMSMARLRAACASLKRIFSSLSTS, encoded by the exons aTGAAGCTTTGGTGCTTTCTATGCTTCAACGAAGAAGAAGAGGTAGAAGATAAAAAGAGTGATAACAATCTAATGAAGCGTAACGAAGAGGACATCTTCAGAAACGACGACGTCGTTTCGGGGACGGCGATTCCTGTCgacgaagaggaagaagaagaagaagaagaagaggaagaagaagaggaagagggagaAGACGGCGTTTACGACGATGCCGCCGCTGCTCTCGTTTTTGGAAATGACAACGACGAACGACCTGCTGTGCCGGTTTCCGGTGAGCTATTCCGGTTGTTCGAGGGCTATGGGTTCGGTTCATGGGCCGGTCCGCGCCGGTCCGAGGGAGAGAGCAGCTCCGGTTCTTCTGCTGCTCCCACCGGTTCGGAGAGCCACAAGCGGCCCAAGGTTTACGCTGATTTCGG TGAATGTCATTATGCAACCTCTGCGTCTTTGAATACTGGGAAGTCCACTGCATCTGCTGACTATGGAGATTATGATTATCTTCAAGGCTCGTCTCTTCAACCGACCAGTGATGTATGTTATGATGATTTTACATTGATGTGTACTGGTGAGGAGAATGGCTTTAATGCTAGCTGCGCGAAAGACGGCGAAGGAGACGATAGTGACATTTCAAAGGGAGAAGACCTAGAAGTCAGGATGGATCTCACAGATGACTTGCTGCATATG GTGTTCTCATTTTTGGATCATCCCAACCTTTGCAAAGCTGCCAGAGTTTGTAAGCAGTGGCGAGTTGCTAGTGCTCACGAAGACTTCTGGAagagtttgaattttgaagatCGGAATATATCTGTAGAACAAT TTGAAGACATGTGTAGGCGGTATCCAAATGCTACAGCAATGAGCATATCTGGTCCAACTATTTACTTGCTGGTCATGAAAGCTATCTCTTCATTGCG GAATCTTGAGGTGCTAACCTTAGGAAGAGGACAGATAGCAGATACTTTTTTTCATGCGTTAGGTGATTGTTCTATGTTGAAGAGATTGAATATCAATGATTCTACACTTGGAAATGGCATTCAGGAGATATCTATTAACCATGAGAGATTGTGCCATATTCAGTTAACCAAATGCCGTGTGATGCGAATAGCAGTCAG GTGCCCACAGCTAGAAACCATGTCACTGAAGCGTAGTAACATGGCACAGGTGGTTCTTAATTGCCCTTTGTTGCATGAGCTTGATATAGGTTCTTGTCATAAACTTCCTGATGCTGCAATTCGAGCGGCTGCGACTTCATGCCCACAACTAGCGTCTCTAGACATGTCTAATTGTTCGTGTGTTAGTGATGAAACTCTGCGTGAAATAGCACTGAGTTGTGCTAACCTTAGTTTTCTTGATGCATCATATTGCCCAAATATATCTTTGGAG TCGGTTAGACTGCCAATGTTGACTGTTTTGAAGCTTCACAGCTGCGAGGGAATCACTTCAGCCTCAATGGCTGCAATAGCTCATAGTTATATGTTGGAG GTTTTGGAGCTTGACAATTGCAGTCTATTGACTTCAGTGTCTTTGGATCTACCACGTTTGCAGAATATTAGACTGGTACACTGTCGCAA ATTTGTTGACTTGAACTTGAGGACACTAATGTTGTCTTCTATACTGGTGTCCAACTGCCCTGCGCTTCACTGTATCAACATCACTTCAGATTCACTAAAA GAATTAAAATTGCAAAAGCAGGATAGTTTGACAACATTAGCTCTGCAATGCCAGTCATTGCAAGAAGTGGACCTTTCTGAGTGTGAATCTTTGACGAATTCAATTTGTGATGTTTTTAGTGATGGTGGAGGTTGTCCTATGTTGAAATCATTAGTTCTTGATAATTGTGAG AGTTTAACATCAGTCCGATTCAACAGCACCTCGTTAGTGAGTCTTTCTCTCGGTGGATGTCGTGCAATTACTACCCTTGAGCTTAAATGTCCTAAGCTTGAGAAGGTTATTTTAGATGGTTGTGATCATTTGGAAAGAGCATCATTTTGTCCT GTTGGTCTTCGGTCTCTCAATTTAGGAATATGTCCAAAATTGAACATTCTCAGCATTGAAGCATCGTCGATGGTCTCACTTGAGCTGAAAGGTTGTGGTGTACTATCTGAGGCATCCATTAATTGTCCTCTCTTGACATCTCTGGATGCTTCCTTTTGCAG CCAACTCACAGATGCCTGCTTGTCTGCTACAACTGCTTCATGCTCCCTGATTGAGTCACTAATATTGATGTCTTGCCCATCGATTGGTTTACGTGGTCTCCGTTCTCTGCAGTTTCTTCCAAATTTGACTCTCCTCGATTTATCGTACACTTTCTTGGTCGACTTGCAGCCtgtttttgagtcttgttcacAGCTAAAG GTATTGAAGTTGCAGGCGTGCAAATATCTCCCAGATTCATCCCTTGAACCTCTTTACAAGGGGGGTGCTTTACCAGCACTACAAGAGTTGGACCTGTCATATGGAACCCTGTGTCAGTCTGCTATCGAAGAGCTTCTTTCTTGCTGCACACACCTTACACGTGTAAGCTTGAATGGCTGTGTGAATATGCATGATTTGAATTGGGGATCCAGTCTTGGGGAGATTGCCGAAATGACTGGTGTGAAGATCCTATCCCATCCAAGTTCCTCTGCGATTGTCCACGAGTCAAGTGGGCAACCCACACGGTTACTGCAGAATCTCAACTGTGTCGGATGTCCAAATATCAGGAAAGTGTTCATTCCATTGGCAGCACATTGTGCCAATTTATTATACCtgaacctctctctctcaacTAATTTGAAGGAGGTTGATGTTGCTTGTCTGAACCTATGCTGGCTTAATTTAAG TAATTGTGCTGCTTTGGAAGTTTTGAAGCTAGAGTGCCCAAGATTGGCCAGCCTATTCCTTCAG TCTTGCAATATTGATGAGAAAGCTGTTGAAGCCGCTATTGCTAGATGCACTATGCTGGAAACTCTTGATGTTCGCTTCTGTCCAAAGGTGAGA ATAAGCTCAATGAGCATGGCTAGATTACGTGCTGCTTGTGCTAGTTTGAAGCGTATATTCAGCAGCTTGTCAACTTCATGA
- the LOC107495548 gene encoding LRR receptor-like serine/threonine-protein kinase ERECTA, giving the protein MEGSMTFRFGVVLVVAAFLLNCGYGNTVDSDDGATLLEIKKSFRDVDNVLYDWTDSPSSDYCVWRGITCDNVTFNVVALNLSGLNLDGEMSPAIGNLKSLVTIDLKENRLSGQIPDEIGDCSSLQSLDLSFNEIRGDIPFSISKLKQLENLVLKNNQLIGPIPSTLSQIPNLKILDLAQNNLSGEIPRLIYWNEVLQYLGLRGNNLVGSLSPDMCQLTGLWYFDVRNNSLTGSIPESIGNCTSFQVLDISYNKITGEIPFNIGFLQVATLSLQGNKLSGHIPSVIGLMQALAVLDLSCNMLSGSIPPILGNLTYTEKLYLHGNKLTGFIPPELGNMTKLHYLELNDNHLSGRIPPELGKLTDLFDLNVANNNLEGPIPDNLGSCKSLNSLNVHGNKLTGTIPGALKSLESMTYLNLSSNNLQGPIPIELSRIGNLDTLDISNNNIIGSIPSSLGDLEHLLKLNLSRNHITGFIPAEFANLRSVMDIDLSNNQLSGLIPQELSQLQNMVSLRLQNNKLSGDVTSLVNCLSLSLLNVSYNKLVGVIPTSNNFSRFPPDSFIGNPDLCGNWLNSPCHVNHPTERATLSKAAILGIALGGLVILLMILLAACRPYNPSPFPDGSLDKPVSFSPPKLVILHMNMALHVYEDIMRMTENLSEKYIIGYGASSTVYKCVLKNCKPVAIKRLYSHYPQCLKEFETELETVGSIKHRNLVSLQGYSLSPYGHLLFYDYMENGSLWDLLHGASKKKKLDWDMRLKIALGAAQGLAYLHHDCSPRIIHRDVKSSNILLDGDFEPHLTDFGIAKVLCPTKSHTSTYIMGTIGYIDPEYARTSRLTEKSDVYSYGIVLLELLTGRKAVDNESNLHHLILSKTANNAVMETVDPDITATCNDLGAVKKVYQLALLCTKRQPSDRPTMHEVTRVLGSLMPSTTADATTISSKQQEGTLPPPSLPCAKVPASCYIDEYANLKTPHLVNCPSMSTSDAQLFLKFGEVISQNSE; this is encoded by the exons ATGGAAGGTTCTATGACATTTAGATTTGGGGTGGTTCTTGTTGTTGCTGCTTTTCTTCTCAATTGTGGTTATGGCAACACTGTGGATTCAGATGATG GAGCAACATTGTTGGAGATAAAGAAGTCATTTAGGGATGTGGATAATGTTCTATATGACTGGACAGATTCACCTTCTTCAGATTATTGTGTTTGGAGAGGGATAACTTGTGATAATGTCACCTTCAATGTTGTTGCACT AAATCTTTCAGGACTGAATCTTGATGGTGAAATGTCACCAGCAATAGGGAACCTTAAGAGCTTGGTCACCAT TGATCTCAAAGAAAACAGATTATCAGGGCAGATACCAGATGAGATTGGTGACTGTTCATCTTTACAAAGCTT GGACCTCTCATTCAATGAGATCAGAGGAGATATACCATTTTCAATATCAAAGTTGAAACAACTGGAAAATTT GGTTTTGAAGAATAACCAGTTGATTGGTCCAATCCCTTCAACTTTGTCTCAGATTCCTAACTTGAAGATTCT AGACCTGGCACAGAATAATCTAAGTGGCGAAATACCAAGACTTATATACTGGAATGAAGTTTTGCAGTATCT CGGCTTGCGAGGTAACAATTTGGTTGGTTCACTATCACCAGACATGTGCCAATTAACTGGATTGTGGTATTT TGATGTTAGAAacaatagcttgacaggaagcATTCCTGAAAGCATAGGAAACTGTACTTCATTCCAAGTCTT GGACATATCCTACAACAAAATCACTGGAGAGATACCATTCAACATTGGATTTCTTCAAGTAGCTACCTT GTCACTTCAAGGGAATAAACTCTCCGGCCATATTCCGTCGGTGATCGGTCTCATGCAAGCACTCGCCGTCTT AGATCTGAGTTGTAACATGTTAAGTGGATCAATCCCTCCTATCTTAGGAAACCTGACATACACAGAAAAATT GTATTTGCATGGAAACAAGCTCACAGGCTTCATCCCCCCGGAGCTAGGGAACATGACAAAGCTTCACTATTT GGAACTGAATGATAACCATTTAAGTGGGCGCATCCCACCCGAACTTGGAAAGCTTACTGATTTGTTTGACTT AAATGTTGCCAACAACAATCTAGAGGGGCCAATTCCCGATAACCTTGGTTCATGTAAAAGCCTTAACAGCCT CAATGTGCATGGGAACAAGTTGACTGGAACAATTCCTGGAGCGCTGAAGAGCTTGGAGAGTATGACTTATTT AAACCTTTCTTCCAACAATCTTCAAGGGCCTATTCCGATCGAGCTATCACGGATTGGTAATTTGGATACATT GgatatttcaaataataatataattggcTCCATTCCTTCTTCCCTCGGTGACTTGGAACATCTTCTAAAGCT GAACCTGAGCAGAAATCATATAACAGGATTTATTCCAGCAGAATTTGCTAATCTTAGAAGTGTTATGGACAT TGATTTGTCAAATAATCAACTCTCTGGCTTGATTCCTCAAGAACTTAGTCAGCTTCAGAACATGGTGTCATT GAGGCTACAAAACAACAAATTATCCGGGGATGTGACGTCGCTTGTAAATTGCCTTAGTCTCTCGCTGCT TAATGTATCGTATAACAAACTAGTTGGTGTTATTCCCACAAGCAATAACTTTTCAAGGTTCCCTCCTGACAG TTTCATTGGAAACCCTGATCTTTGTGGCAATTGGTTGAATTCACCTTGTCATGTTAATCACCCTACGGAGCGAG CAACATTATCTAAGGCAGCTATTCTAGGAATTGCTCTTGGTGGCCTTGTAATCCTCCTTATGATATTGCTCGCAGCATGCCGGCCATACAATCCATCTCCTTTTCCAGATGGATCACTCGACAAACCAG TTAGTTTCTCTCCTCCGAAACTAGTGATTCTTCATATGAATATGGCGCTTCATGTGTATGAGGATATCATGAGGATGACTGAAAACCTGAGCGAGAAGTACATTATTGGATATGGTGCATCAAGCACAGTCTACAAATGTGTTCTCAAAAATTGCAAGCCAGTGGCTATCAAGAGGCTCTATTCTCACTATCCACAGTGCTTGAAAGAATTTGAGACCGAACTCGAGACTGTCGGAAGCATTAAGCACCGGAATCTTGTTAGTCTCCAAGGATACTCTTTATCCCCATATGGGCACCTTCTGTTTTATGACTACATGGAAAATGGCAGTCTATGGGATCTTCTTCATG GGGCtagtaagaagaagaagctcgACTGGGATATGCGTCTGAAGATAGCGCTTGGAGCAGCACAAGGGCTCGCCTATCTACATCATGATTGTAGTCCTCGGATCATACACAGGGATGTGAAATCATCAAACATTTTGCTGGATGGAGACTTTGAGCCCCATCTCACTGATTTTGGCATAGCCAAAGTTCTTTGCCCCACAAAGTCGCATACTTCGACTTACATAATGGGCACAATTGGCTACATAGACCCTGAGTATGCTAGAACCTCCCGGCTCACCGAGAAATCCGATGTGTATAGCTATGGTATTGTGTTACTTGAGTTGCTAACTGGAAGGAAAGCTGTTGACAATGAATCCAACCTCCATCATCTG ATTTTGTCCAAGACAGCAAACAATGCAGTGATGGAAACTGTTGATCCAGACATCACTGCCACATGCAATGACCTTGGAGCAGTGAAGAAGGTCTATCAGCTTGCTCTATTATGCACAAAGCGGCAACCATCGGATCGGCCAACAATGCACGAAGTGACACGTGTCCTCGGCAGCCTCATGCCGTCCACCACCGCGGACGCCACCACCATTTCATCAAAACAACAAGAAGGAACTCTTCCACCACCTTCACTACCATGTGCAAAAGTTCCAGCATCATGCTACATTGATGAATATGCAAACCTCAAGACACCACACTTGGTTAATTGCCCTTCAATGAGTACCTCTGATGCACAACTTTTCCTCAAGTTTGGAGAGGTAATCTCCCAAAATAGTGAGTGA